The genomic region CCGGCCATGTATCCGCACGTGAGCGAGCTGGCGGCGTCACCCCGCAACGACGCGCTGCCGAGTCGTGCGGCGATGCGCCGTTTCGTGTACGCCAGCCAGGGCATCACGATGAGCGCCGCCACCGCCATCACGATGCCCACGAGAGAACTCTCCGGTGCACTCCCCGTCGCGAGATCGATCACCGCCGTGACGAACACATACACACACAACAGCGCGAGGGCGATTCCGGTCACCCAGGACGCGCGATGCTCGGCGCGCTCCACGCGCTCGACGTCCGCACCCCTTGCCTCCACCAGGAGCCTCCAGAGCACGATGGCGCCGGTGGCGAACTCGATGACGCTATCGATTCCAAACGCGGTAAGCAGGACGCTGTGCGCCAGAACCCCGGCGCCGATCGATACGGCGGCCTCGACCACCATCCAGACGAGGCTAAAGAGTTCCACGCGCACGCCGGCACGAACGTCCGCGGCCCTGGCCGCGTCAACGGGCATCGCAGGCGCGGGCGCTCAAAAACGAAGAAGCGGCATCTGCCGCGGCGGGGGTGATGGAGGCGACGGGCGGATTCGAACCGCCGGATGGGGGTTTTGCAGACCCCTGCCTTGCCGCTTGGCTACGTCGCCTCGAGTTTCGGGATGGAGCGGGAGATGGGACTTGAACCCACGACCTTCTCCTTGGCAAGGAGACGCTCTACCTCTGAGCTACTCCCGCACACTGCTGTACACGATCGATGCTGTGGACATTATAACAAAGGCTCTAGCACTGTCAAAGCGGGGCGCCTGCGGGGCCCTGCGAGTGGAGGCCCGCACCGTGGGCGTCTTATGCTCCGGACTGCTTCACGAGCGAGAGGAATTCGGCCCGGGTACTGGGGTTCTCGCGGAAGATTCCTCGAGTGGCCGAGGTCACAACGCGGCTCCCGGGTTTCTTCACGCCCCGGATAGTCATACAGAGGTGCTCCGCGTCAATCACAACCGCCGCTCCGCGCGCGCGCAGGCCCTCCATGAGCAGATCGGCAATCTGCGAGGTCAGGCGCTCCTGGACCTGCGGCCGCCGCGCCAGTGTCTCCACGACGCGGGCGATCTTGCTGATTCCGACGATCCGCCCCTGAGGGATGTAGCCCACGTGCGCCACACCCCGGAATGGGATGAGATGATGTTCACACATCGACGCGAAGGGGATGTCCTTGACGATCACCATCTCCTTGTGCTTTTCTTCGAACCCGGTGGCGAGGAGCGCTGCCGGATCCTCATGCAGCCCGCTGAACAACTCCTCGTACATGTCGGCGATGCGCCGCGGCGTCGCGACCAACCCTTCCCGCTCGGGTGACTCGCC from bacterium harbors:
- a CDS encoding cation transporter, whose amino-acid sequence is MPVDAARAADVRAGVRVELFSLVWMVVEAAVSIGAGVLAHSVLLTAFGIDSVIEFATGAIVLWRLLVEARGADVERVERAEHRASWVTGIALALLCVYVFVTAVIDLATGSAPESSLVGIVMAVAALIVMPWLAYTKRRIAARLGSASLRGDAASSLTCGYMAGTVLLGLGLHATLHVGWVEDVAALAFLYWLVQETRETLEEARETV
- the folE gene encoding GTP cyclohydrolase I FolE, which encodes MDKEAIQQAVRMILRAIGESPEREGLVATPRRIADMYEELFSGLHEDPAALLATGFEEKHKEMVIVKDIPFASMCEHHLIPFRGVAHVGYIPQGRIVGISKIARVVETLARRPQVQERLTSQIADLLMEGLRARGAAVVIDAEHLCMTIRGVKKPGSRVVTSATRGIFRENPSTRAEFLSLVKQSGA